A stretch of Bradyrhizobium sp. CCBAU 53338 DNA encodes these proteins:
- a CDS encoding zinc-binding dehydrogenase has product MKTSPRPNSIMQAAVFHGNDRITIERVAMPDVGAGEVLVRVSRTALCGSDFKLWHKGAEFTAGHEIFGVVEQPGHRLHGRRCAVYIPLHCDRCAACRRGDTQMCLEVSSLIGWNRPGGYAEYVPVPENCLLPVPDDIEDSLAPLLLDTIGTSGHAVRFVSRVVPPREAGPVLVMGAGPVGLGVVLALRALGYDDIHVADPNATRLKIAQSFGANAHPVGDTSKRFALIMECSGAHAARNLGIELVLPRGALVLVGENAAPWTIEEGKVFRRKDFYMIRTFYFPVSDFEPNVELLRKYKDEYRVLVDGEFGLPVLPENFARFAKGELIKPVLALD; this is encoded by the coding sequence ATGAAGACATCTCCCCGACCGAATTCGATCATGCAAGCCGCAGTCTTCCACGGCAACGACCGCATCACGATCGAGCGCGTGGCCATGCCCGATGTCGGCGCCGGCGAGGTGCTGGTCCGCGTCTCGCGCACCGCGCTGTGCGGCTCGGACTTCAAGCTCTGGCACAAGGGCGCCGAGTTCACCGCCGGCCACGAGATCTTCGGCGTCGTCGAGCAGCCGGGTCACCGTTTGCATGGCCGGCGCTGCGCCGTCTACATTCCTCTGCACTGCGACCGCTGCGCCGCCTGCAGGCGCGGCGACACCCAGATGTGCCTGGAGGTCTCCAGCCTGATCGGCTGGAACAGGCCGGGCGGCTACGCCGAATATGTGCCGGTGCCGGAAAACTGCCTGTTGCCGGTCCCCGATGATATCGAGGACAGCCTTGCGCCGCTGCTGCTCGACACCATCGGCACATCGGGCCATGCCGTGCGCTTCGTCAGTCGCGTGGTGCCGCCGCGCGAGGCCGGACCGGTGCTCGTGATGGGCGCGGGACCTGTCGGCCTCGGTGTCGTGCTGGCGCTTCGCGCGCTCGGCTATGACGATATCCATGTCGCCGATCCCAACGCCACGCGACTGAAGATTGCGCAATCGTTCGGCGCGAATGCGCACCCGGTCGGCGATACTTCAAAGCGCTTTGCGCTCATCATGGAATGCTCGGGCGCGCATGCCGCGCGCAATCTTGGCATCGAGCTCGTCCTGCCGCGCGGCGCGCTGGTGCTGGTCGGCGAGAACGCCGCACCCTGGACCATCGAGGAAGGGAAGGTGTTCCGCCGCAAGGATTTCTACATGATCCGGACCTTCTACTTCCCGGTGTCGGATTTCGAGCCGAATGTCGAGCTGCTGCGCAAGTACAAGGACGAATACCGCGTCCTCGTCGACGGCGAGTTCGGCCTCCCGGTGCTGCCTGAGAATTTCGCCCGCTTCGCCAAGGGCGAGCTGATCAAGCCTGTGCTGGCGCTGGACTGA
- a CDS encoding carbohydrate ABC transporter permease: MNDAANTDRWIRWLNTLQLVLAGVLIMAPTVWMVLSSFKPSFEVTAYPPTLVFSPTLDNYVELTKTTPFLSYALNSLIVTVGSTALGLLFGVPAAFAVSWTRISWPAILTLAARMAPGTLFLLPWYVMFRQVGMIGSYTALVLSHAVITLPIVIWVLLPSFDGIPRSVFEAAQVDGCSVTRILWRIALPLVASGVAVSAILAFVFSWNYFLFALVLSNGDTKTLIAAAFNFIGEGSTQWGALMAAATLIALPPLVLAALVQRWLVSGLTLGAVKG; this comes from the coding sequence ATGAACGATGCCGCCAACACCGACCGCTGGATCCGCTGGCTCAACACCCTGCAGCTCGTGCTCGCCGGCGTGCTGATCATGGCGCCGACGGTCTGGATGGTGCTGTCCTCGTTCAAGCCGTCTTTCGAGGTCACGGCCTATCCGCCGACGCTGGTCTTCTCGCCGACGCTGGACAATTACGTCGAGCTGACCAAGACGACTCCGTTCCTGAGCTACGCGCTCAACAGCCTCATCGTCACCGTCGGCTCGACCGCGCTCGGGCTGCTGTTTGGAGTCCCCGCCGCCTTCGCCGTCTCCTGGACGCGGATATCGTGGCCGGCGATCCTGACGCTCGCCGCGCGCATGGCGCCCGGCACGCTGTTCCTGTTGCCGTGGTACGTCATGTTCCGGCAGGTCGGCATGATCGGTTCCTACACCGCGCTGGTCCTCAGCCATGCCGTGATCACGCTGCCGATCGTGATCTGGGTCCTGCTGCCGTCCTTCGACGGCATCCCGCGCAGCGTGTTCGAAGCGGCGCAGGTCGATGGATGCAGCGTCACGCGCATCCTCTGGCGCATCGCGCTGCCGCTGGTGGCGTCCGGCGTCGCGGTCTCGGCGATCCTCGCTTTCGTGTTCTCCTGGAACTACTTCCTGTTTGCGCTGGTGCTCTCCAATGGCGACACCAAGACGTTGATCGCGGCGGCCTTCAACTTCATCGGCGAAGGCTCGACGCAGTGGGGCGCCCTCATGGCGGCGGCGACGCTGATCGCATTGCCGCCACTGGTGCTGGCGGCTCTGGTTCAGCGCTGGCTGGTGTCCGGACTGACGCTCGGCGCGGTGAAAGGCTAG
- a CDS encoding carbohydrate ABC transporter permease, which translates to MSDTAATFTQDRQRLEMAALSAPAVIFTVAMIAFPVVYTIWLGFQTFSSTGRQSFAGLANYSKLISDVEFWHGLWITIALFVLSLALQLVFGVWLALVLFHAKRLPGIVRSLFISPFMMPPVVAGMMWLVILDPSLGAANYILQAVGLPPSDWLASPTWVVPTVALIDSWQWTPYVALIVLGGLQSLPPSVYEAAQIDGASPFRTFQRITLPLLLPTIVTAAILRSVDLLRFFDIIYITTQGGPGNASNTLNIYGFRVGFEFFNIGYASALMLTLTAIVFGAVLAFNRLRGAVAW; encoded by the coding sequence ATGTCTGATACGGCTGCGACATTCACGCAGGACCGGCAGAGGCTGGAGATGGCAGCGCTCTCCGCGCCGGCCGTGATCTTCACGGTCGCGATGATCGCGTTTCCCGTCGTCTACACGATCTGGCTCGGCTTCCAGACCTTCTCCTCGACCGGCAGGCAGTCCTTTGCCGGCCTCGCCAATTATTCGAAGCTGATCTCCGACGTCGAATTCTGGCACGGGCTTTGGATCACGATCGCGCTGTTCGTGCTGTCGTTGGCGCTCCAGCTCGTCTTCGGCGTCTGGCTCGCGCTGGTGTTGTTTCACGCCAAGCGCCTGCCCGGCATCGTGCGCTCGCTGTTCATCTCGCCCTTCATGATGCCGCCCGTCGTGGCCGGCATGATGTGGCTCGTGATCCTCGATCCGTCGCTGGGCGCCGCCAATTACATCCTCCAGGCGGTCGGCCTGCCGCCGTCGGATTGGCTGGCCTCGCCGACATGGGTCGTTCCGACCGTCGCGCTGATCGACAGCTGGCAGTGGACGCCTTACGTCGCCTTGATCGTGCTGGGCGGATTGCAGTCCCTGCCGCCGAGCGTCTACGAGGCCGCGCAGATCGACGGCGCATCCCCGTTCAGGACCTTCCAGCGCATCACGCTGCCGCTGCTGCTGCCGACCATCGTCACCGCGGCTATCCTGCGCAGCGTCGATCTCCTGCGCTTCTTCGATATCATCTACATCACCACCCAGGGCGGTCCCGGCAACGCCTCGAACACGCTCAACATCTACGGCTTCCGGGTCGGCTTCGAATTCTTCAACATCGGCTATGCCAGCGCCCTGATGCTGACGCTGACGGCGATCGTGTTCGGTGCCGTGCTCGCCTTCAATCGCCTGCGCGGCGCAGTGGCGTGGTGA